From the Burkholderia ubonensis genome, one window contains:
- a CDS encoding substrate-binding domain-containing protein, translated as MIRVECDANLIVRDSEGRKASLSDVAPLLELVAGTGSIAQAAQAKGLSYRHAWGLLRALEACVGGALIETARGKGSVLSELGQAVVDAQRLARSRLDGNLRALAAEVASDLNRRLAQRDGGVRIHASHGYAVAALVSALVDAHAAVDIKYRESVEAVQALARGECELAGFHLPRGEFREQCAQIYRPWLDDARHVLIHLTRRKQGLFLPRGNPKQVRGLSDLARDDIRFVNRQPGSGTRMLLDLALRRIGVDPERINGYASAELTHSAIAAFVASGMADLGFGVEPAAHHFGLDFIPVVDEDYYFACEREGLDERPLDGVLALLRDARYVERVARLDGYDPAACGTLIGVAAGLDGDAATVPGGNGR; from the coding sequence ATGATTCGAGTCGAATGCGACGCAAATCTGATCGTGCGCGACAGCGAGGGGCGCAAGGCGAGCCTGTCGGACGTCGCGCCGCTGCTGGAGCTCGTCGCCGGGACGGGCAGCATCGCGCAGGCGGCGCAGGCCAAGGGGTTGTCGTACCGGCATGCATGGGGGTTGCTGCGCGCGCTGGAGGCCTGCGTCGGCGGCGCGCTGATCGAAACCGCGCGAGGCAAGGGCTCGGTGCTGTCCGAGCTCGGGCAGGCGGTCGTCGACGCACAGCGCCTCGCACGCAGCCGTCTCGACGGGAACCTGCGCGCGCTGGCCGCCGAAGTCGCGAGCGACCTGAACCGGCGGCTCGCGCAGCGCGACGGCGGCGTGCGGATCCACGCGTCGCACGGTTATGCGGTTGCGGCGCTCGTCTCTGCCCTGGTCGACGCGCATGCGGCGGTCGACATCAAGTATCGCGAGAGCGTCGAGGCCGTGCAGGCGCTCGCGCGCGGTGAATGCGAGCTGGCGGGGTTCCATCTGCCGCGTGGCGAGTTTCGCGAACAATGCGCGCAGATCTACCGCCCCTGGCTCGATGACGCACGCCACGTGCTGATCCACCTGACGCGGCGCAAGCAAGGGTTGTTCTTGCCGCGCGGCAACCCGAAGCAGGTGCGCGGCCTGTCCGACCTCGCGCGCGACGACATCCGCTTCGTCAACCGCCAGCCGGGCTCGGGCACGCGCATGCTGCTGGATCTCGCGTTGCGCCGGATCGGTGTCGATCCCGAACGCATCAACGGCTATGCGTCGGCCGAGCTGACCCATTCGGCGATCGCCGCGTTCGTCGCCAGCGGGATGGCCGATCTCGGCTTCGGCGTCGAGCCGGCCGCGCATCATTTCGGTCTCGATTTCATTCCGGTCGTCGACGAGGATTACTACTTCGCTTGCGAGCGCGAAGGGCTCGACGAGCGGCCGCTCGACGGCGTGCTGGCGCTGCTGCGCGATGCGCGCTACGTCGAGCGGGTCGCGCGTCTCGACGGCTACGATCCGGCCGCGTGCGGCACGCTGATCGGCGTTGCGGCGGGGCTCGACGGGGACGCTGCCACCGTGCCGGGCGGCAACGGAAGGTAA
- a CDS encoding formate dehydrogenase subunit delta, with the protein MNTGHLIDMANQIGEFFASMPDRDEALAGIADHIRRFWEPRMRRALLAAFDDPAGDAAQRAAPIVREAIAAYRDTLAPAAAPV; encoded by the coding sequence ATGAACACCGGACACCTGATCGACATGGCCAACCAGATCGGCGAATTCTTCGCGTCGATGCCGGATCGCGACGAAGCACTGGCCGGCATCGCCGACCACATCCGGCGCTTCTGGGAACCGCGGATGCGCCGCGCGCTGCTGGCGGCGTTCGACGATCCGGCCGGCGACGCGGCGCAGCGCGCCGCGCCGATCGTCCGCGAGGCGATTGCCGCCTATCGCGACACGCTGGCGCCCGCCGCCGCGCCCGTCTGA
- a CDS encoding NAD(P)H-dependent oxidoreductase subunit E, with product MSPISEAPDALVARHAHGGRPLVAVLHAIQDEAGYVPPGCIAPLAKALNLSRSEVHGVLTYYHHFRTEPPARVTIQMCRAEACRSMGCEALAAHAQARTGCTFDASHAGAVALESVYCLGLCAQSPSMMVNGVLHARVTPEKFDALLADAVAHAQEAA from the coding sequence ATGTCCCCGATTTCCGAAGCGCCCGACGCACTCGTCGCGCGGCATGCGCACGGCGGCCGGCCGCTCGTCGCCGTGCTGCACGCGATCCAGGACGAAGCGGGCTACGTGCCGCCCGGTTGCATCGCGCCGCTCGCGAAGGCGCTGAACCTGTCGCGCTCGGAAGTGCACGGCGTCCTCACGTATTACCACCATTTCCGCACCGAGCCGCCGGCGCGCGTGACGATCCAGATGTGCCGCGCCGAAGCATGCCGCAGCATGGGCTGCGAAGCGCTCGCGGCGCACGCGCAAGCGCGCACCGGCTGCACGTTCGACGCGTCGCACGCGGGCGCCGTCGCGCTCGAATCCGTCTACTGCCTGGGGCTCTGCGCGCAATCGCCGTCGATGATGGTCAACGGCGTGCTGCACGCGAGGGTCACCCCGGAGAAATTCGACGCGCTGCTCGCCGACGCCGTCGCCCACGCTCAGGAGGCGGCATGA
- the ubiG gene encoding bifunctional 2-polyprenyl-6-hydroxyphenol methylase/3-demethylubiquinol 3-O-methyltransferase UbiG, translating into MTNADPHELQKFSDLAHRWWDPNAEFKPLHDLNPVRLGWIDAHAHLAGKRVLDIGCGGGILSESMAGLGAQVKGIDLSTEALGVADLHSLESGVTVDYEAIAAEAIAEREPGTYDVVTCMEMLEHVPSPANVVAACATLVKPGGWVFFSTLNRNLKSYLFAVIGAEYIAQMLPKGTHDYARFIRPSELAGFVRATDLHVVEIKGITYHPLGKRFALSNDTDINYLVACRRGA; encoded by the coding sequence ATGACCAACGCCGATCCGCACGAACTCCAGAAATTCAGCGACCTCGCCCATCGGTGGTGGGATCCGAATGCCGAATTCAAGCCGCTGCACGACCTGAACCCGGTCCGGCTCGGCTGGATCGACGCGCACGCCCATCTGGCCGGCAAGCGCGTGCTCGACATCGGTTGCGGCGGCGGCATCCTGTCCGAATCAATGGCGGGGCTTGGCGCACAGGTGAAAGGCATCGACCTGTCCACCGAAGCGCTTGGCGTCGCCGACCTGCACAGCCTCGAGAGCGGCGTGACGGTCGACTACGAGGCAATCGCGGCCGAAGCGATCGCGGAGCGCGAGCCCGGCACCTACGACGTGGTCACGTGCATGGAAATGCTCGAGCACGTGCCGTCGCCGGCCAATGTCGTCGCGGCCTGCGCGACGCTCGTCAAGCCGGGCGGCTGGGTGTTCTTCTCGACGCTGAACCGCAACCTGAAGTCCTACCTGTTCGCGGTGATCGGCGCCGAGTACATCGCACAGATGCTGCCGAAGGGCACGCACGACTACGCACGTTTCATCCGTCCGTCGGAACTGGCCGGCTTCGTGCGCGCCACCGATCTGCACGTCGTGGAGATCAAGGGCATCACGTATCATCCGCTCGGCAAGCGCTTCGCGCTGTCGAACGACACCGACATCAATTACCTCGTCGCGTGCCGTCGCGGCGCGTGA
- the gyrA gene encoding DNA gyrase subunit A produces MDQFAKETLPTSLEEEMRRSYLDYAMSVIVGRALPDVRDGLKPVHRRVLFAMHELNNDWNRAYKKSARIVGDVIGKYHPHGDSAVYETIVRMAQDFSLRYMLVDGQGNFGSIDGDNAAAMRYTEIRMAKIGHELLADIDKETVDFGPNYDGSEMQPLILPSRIPNLLINGSSGIAVGMATNIPPHNLNEVVDACQHLLHNPEATIDELIEIIPAPDFPTAGIIYGVAGVRDGYRTGRGRVVMRAATHFEEIDRGQRMAIIVDELPYQVNKRSLLERIAELVNEKKLEGISDIRDESDKSGMRVVIELKRGEVPEVVLNNLYKATQLQDTFGMNMVALVDGQPKLLNLKEILQCFLAHRREVLTRRTVYELRKARERGHVLEGLAVALANIDEFIAIIKAAPTPPIAKQELMAKAWDSSLVREMLTRAETENATAGGRDAYRPEGLNPAFGMQGDGLYRLSDTQAQEILQMRLQRLTGLEQDKIIGEYRDVMAQIADLLDILSRPERITVMIGEELTAVKAEFGDARRSKIELNATELNTEDLITPQDMVVTMSHSGYVKSQPLSEYRAQKRGGRGKQATQMKEDDWIETLFIANTHDYMLCFSNRGRVYWVKVYEVPQGSRNSRGRPIVNMFPLQDGEKINVVLPVKEFSADKFVFMATSLGTVKKTPLEAFSRPMKKGIIAVGLDDGDYLIGASITDGAHDVMLFSDAGKAVRFDENDVRPMGREARGVRGMQLEDGQQVIAMLVAGSEEQSVLTATENGYGKRTPITEYTRHGRGTKGMIAIQTSERNGKVVAATLVDAEDQIMLITTAGVLIRTRVSEIREMGRATQGVTLISLDEGTKLSGLQQIAEAEDGDGEADEASDGEA; encoded by the coding sequence ATGGATCAATTCGCCAAAGAGACCCTGCCCACCTCCCTCGAGGAGGAAATGCGCCGTTCGTATCTCGATTACGCGATGAGCGTGATCGTCGGACGTGCCCTTCCGGATGTCCGCGATGGCCTGAAGCCCGTGCACCGGCGCGTCCTGTTCGCGATGCACGAACTGAACAACGACTGGAACCGGGCCTACAAGAAGTCGGCGCGTATCGTCGGCGACGTGATCGGTAAGTACCACCCTCACGGCGACAGCGCGGTCTACGAAACGATCGTGCGGATGGCGCAGGATTTCTCGCTGCGCTACATGCTGGTCGACGGGCAAGGCAACTTCGGCTCGATCGACGGCGACAACGCCGCCGCGATGCGTTACACCGAAATTCGCATGGCGAAGATCGGTCACGAGCTGCTTGCCGACATCGACAAGGAAACCGTCGATTTCGGCCCGAACTACGACGGCAGCGAGATGCAGCCGCTGATCCTGCCGTCGCGGATCCCGAACCTGCTGATCAACGGCTCGTCGGGCATCGCGGTCGGCATGGCGACCAACATCCCGCCGCACAACCTGAACGAAGTCGTCGACGCGTGCCAGCACCTGCTGCACAACCCTGAAGCGACGATCGACGAGCTGATCGAGATCATCCCGGCGCCGGACTTCCCGACGGCGGGCATCATCTACGGCGTCGCCGGCGTGCGCGACGGCTATCGCACCGGCCGCGGGCGTGTCGTGATGCGCGCGGCCACGCACTTCGAGGAGATCGACCGCGGCCAGCGGATGGCGATCATCGTCGACGAGCTGCCGTACCAGGTCAACAAGCGCTCGCTGCTCGAGCGCATCGCCGAGCTCGTCAACGAGAAGAAGCTCGAGGGCATCTCCGACATCCGCGACGAGTCCGACAAGAGCGGCATGCGCGTCGTGATCGAGCTCAAGCGCGGCGAAGTGCCGGAAGTGGTGCTGAACAACCTGTACAAGGCGACCCAGCTGCAGGACACCTTCGGCATGAACATGGTCGCGCTGGTCGACGGCCAGCCGAAGCTGCTCAACCTGAAGGAAATCCTTCAGTGCTTCCTCGCGCATCGCCGCGAAGTGCTCACGCGCCGGACGGTCTACGAACTGCGCAAGGCGCGCGAACGCGGCCACGTGCTCGAAGGCCTCGCGGTTGCGCTCGCGAACATCGACGAGTTCATTGCGATCATCAAGGCCGCGCCGACGCCGCCGATCGCGAAGCAGGAGCTGATGGCCAAGGCGTGGGATTCGTCGCTGGTGCGCGAGATGCTCACCCGCGCCGAGACCGAGAACGCCACGGCAGGCGGCCGCGACGCGTATCGTCCGGAGGGGCTGAACCCGGCGTTCGGCATGCAGGGCGACGGCCTGTACAGGTTGTCCGACACGCAGGCCCAGGAAATCCTGCAGATGCGCCTGCAGCGCCTGACCGGCCTCGAGCAGGACAAGATCATCGGTGAATACCGCGACGTGATGGCGCAGATCGCAGACCTGCTGGATATCCTGTCCCGACCCGAGCGGATCACGGTGATGATCGGCGAGGAGCTGACCGCCGTGAAGGCCGAATTCGGCGACGCGCGCCGCTCGAAGATCGAGCTGAACGCGACCGAGCTGAACACCGAAGACCTGATCACCCCGCAGGACATGGTCGTCACGATGTCCCATTCGGGCTACGTGAAGTCGCAGCCGCTGTCCGAGTACCGCGCGCAGAAGCGCGGCGGCCGAGGCAAGCAGGCGACGCAGATGAAGGAAGACGACTGGATCGAGACGCTCTTTATCGCGAACACGCACGACTACATGCTGTGCTTCTCGAACCGCGGCCGCGTGTACTGGGTCAAGGTCTACGAGGTGCCGCAGGGCTCGCGCAATTCGCGCGGCCGCCCGATCGTCAACATGTTCCCGCTGCAGGACGGCGAGAAGATCAACGTCGTGCTGCCGGTCAAGGAATTCTCGGCCGACAAGTTCGTGTTCATGGCGACGTCGCTCGGCACCGTGAAGAAGACGCCGCTCGAGGCGTTCAGCCGCCCGATGAAGAAGGGCATCATCGCGGTCGGCCTCGACGACGGTGATTACCTGATCGGCGCGTCGATCACCGACGGCGCGCACGACGTGATGCTGTTCTCCGACGCCGGCAAGGCGGTGCGCTTCGACGAGAACGACGTGCGTCCGATGGGCCGCGAGGCGCGCGGGGTGCGCGGGATGCAGCTCGAGGACGGCCAGCAGGTCATCGCGATGCTGGTCGCGGGCAGCGAGGAGCAGTCGGTGCTCACCGCGACCGAGAACGGCTACGGCAAGCGCACCCCGATCACCGAGTACACGCGTCACGGCCGCGGCACGAAGGGCATGATCGCGATCCAGACGTCCGAGCGCAACGGCAAGGTGGTCGCCGCGACGCTCGTCGACGCCGAGGACCAGATCATGCTGATCACCACGGCCGGCGTCCTGATTCGCACGCGCGTTTCGGAGATTCGCGAAATGGGGCGCGCCACGCAAGGTGTTACACTCATCAGCCTCGACGAGGGTACGAAGCTCTCCGGCCTGCAGCAGATCGCGGAAGCCGAAGATGGCGACGGCGAGGCCGACGAGGCGTCGGACGGCGAAGCCTGA
- a CDS encoding FAD-dependent monooxygenase, with protein sequence MVDELLDIPPVLVVGAGPTGLAAAMSLARARVPVRVIDQAAEPSPYSRAIGIQARTLELLEQHRVVEPFLASGHRAHAAALHADGRVIARLDFDPLQTRYPYLLFLDQSVTERLLAEHLESLGVAVERGLTLVACEADGTSLDVTLRGADGREARCAPSYLIAADGAHSTVRHLLGVGFAGRPFEQTFLLADLAAIPDWPDDEIHLFTTAEGIAGLFPMGDGRYRLVADRPRENGALSDERGPSLAQCQEIVRARMGTPIVLSDLTWSSYFHLHSRMVERLRHGRVFFAGDAAHVHSPAGAQGMNTGIQEAFNLGWKLARVLGAGAPERLLDTYHAERHPIERDVLRQTSFLTQIVEADRGPMKLLRDHVVPLLASFGPMRDAVRRTVSELGVQYRKSPLTLERVLDGGPRAGERAPDALVHVIDGPLGQAPGVARLFDLHEPTGFTLLLLEEPPQEGGAGAPPPAAEAAQALAQSLERIMPGAVRVWRVADTEGDGAAGLADAYGRSRPSFYLVRPDGYIAARGRLASDTNALLRHCESWFAGASLPA encoded by the coding sequence ATGGTCGACGAACTGCTCGATATCCCACCCGTGCTGGTCGTCGGCGCGGGGCCGACCGGCCTTGCCGCCGCGATGAGCCTTGCCCGGGCGCGCGTGCCGGTGCGCGTGATCGACCAGGCGGCGGAGCCGTCGCCGTATTCGCGCGCGATCGGCATCCAGGCGCGCACGCTCGAATTGCTGGAGCAGCATCGCGTGGTCGAACCGTTTCTCGCGAGCGGGCATCGCGCGCACGCGGCGGCGCTGCACGCGGACGGCCGCGTGATCGCCCGGCTCGATTTCGATCCGCTGCAGACGCGCTATCCGTATCTGCTGTTTCTCGACCAGAGCGTCACGGAGCGGTTGCTCGCCGAGCATCTCGAAAGCCTCGGCGTCGCGGTCGAGCGCGGCCTCACGCTCGTCGCGTGCGAGGCGGACGGCACGTCGCTCGACGTGACGCTGCGCGGCGCCGACGGCCGCGAAGCGCGCTGCGCGCCGTCGTACCTGATCGCCGCCGACGGCGCGCACAGCACGGTGCGGCATCTGCTCGGCGTGGGCTTTGCCGGCCGGCCGTTCGAGCAGACGTTCCTGCTCGCCGATCTCGCGGCGATTCCCGACTGGCCGGACGACGAGATTCATCTGTTCACGACGGCGGAAGGCATTGCGGGCCTGTTTCCGATGGGCGACGGCCGCTACCGGCTGGTCGCGGACCGGCCGCGGGAGAACGGGGCGCTGTCCGACGAGCGCGGGCCGTCGCTTGCACAATGCCAGGAGATCGTCCGTGCGCGCATGGGGACGCCGATCGTCCTGAGCGACCTGACGTGGTCGTCCTATTTCCACCTGCACAGCAGGATGGTCGAGCGCTTGCGGCACGGGCGCGTGTTCTTCGCGGGCGACGCCGCGCACGTCCATAGCCCGGCCGGCGCGCAGGGCATGAACACCGGCATCCAGGAGGCGTTCAACCTCGGCTGGAAGCTCGCGCGGGTGCTGGGCGCGGGGGCGCCGGAGCGGCTGCTCGACACGTATCACGCGGAGCGCCATCCGATCGAGCGCGACGTGTTGCGGCAGACGAGCTTCCTGACGCAGATCGTCGAGGCCGATCGCGGGCCGATGAAGCTGTTGCGCGATCACGTCGTGCCGCTGCTGGCGTCGTTCGGGCCGATGCGCGACGCGGTGCGGCGCACGGTCAGCGAACTGGGAGTGCAGTACCGCAAGAGCCCGCTCACGCTCGAGCGCGTGCTCGACGGCGGCCCGCGCGCGGGCGAGCGGGCGCCCGATGCGCTCGTGCACGTGATCGACGGGCCGCTCGGGCAGGCGCCGGGCGTCGCGCGGCTGTTCGACCTGCACGAGCCGACGGGCTTCACGCTGCTGCTGCTCGAGGAGCCGCCCCAGGAGGGCGGGGCGGGCGCGCCGCCGCCCGCTGCCGAGGCCGCGCAAGCGCTTGCGCAGTCGCTCGAACGGATCATGCCGGGCGCGGTGCGCGTGTGGCGCGTCGCCGATACCGAAGGCGACGGCGCAGCGGGGCTGGCTGACGCCTACGGCAGGTCGCGTCCGTCGTTCTACCTGGTGCGGCCCGACGGCTATATCGCGGCGCGCGGCCGGCTCGCGTCCGACACGAACGCGCTGCTGCGCCACTGTGAAAGCTGGTTCGCCGGCGCATCGCTGCCCGCGTAG
- the ompA gene encoding outer membrane protein OmpA, giving the protein MNKLSKLAFIAATAVMAASASAQSVPASRQAVNDNWVNGTGEYVWMNGTNELCWRDAFWTPATANAKCDGALVAQAAAPTPVAPAAPAISSQKITYQADALFDFDKATLKPLGKQKLDDLAGKIQGMNTEVVVATGYTDRIGSDKYNDRLSLRRAQAVKSYLVSKGIPANKIYTEGKGKRNPVTTGCNQKNRKQLIACLAPDRRVEVEVVGTQEVQKTTVPAQ; this is encoded by the coding sequence ATGAATAAACTTTCAAAGCTCGCGTTCATTGCAGCTACCGCAGTTATGGCTGCATCCGCATCGGCACAATCGGTGCCGGCATCGCGACAAGCCGTGAATGACAACTGGGTGAACGGTACCGGCGAATACGTCTGGATGAACGGCACGAACGAGCTTTGCTGGCGCGATGCATTCTGGACGCCGGCCACCGCCAACGCGAAGTGCGATGGCGCACTGGTCGCCCAGGCAGCCGCACCGACCCCGGTCGCACCGGCAGCTCCGGCAATCTCGAGCCAGAAGATCACGTATCAGGCTGACGCACTGTTCGACTTCGACAAGGCAACGCTGAAGCCGCTGGGCAAGCAGAAGCTGGACGACCTGGCTGGCAAGATCCAGGGCATGAACACGGAAGTGGTCGTCGCAACGGGCTACACCGACCGCATCGGTTCGGACAAGTACAACGACCGTCTGTCGCTGCGCCGTGCACAAGCCGTGAAGTCGTACCTGGTCAGCAAGGGCATCCCGGCCAACAAGATCTACACGGAAGGCAAGGGCAAGCGCAACCCGGTCACGACCGGCTGCAACCAGAAGAACCGCAAGCAGCTGATCGCCTGCCTCGCACCGGACCGCCGCGTGGAAGTCGAAGTGGTCGGTACGCAAGAAGTGCAGAAGACGACCGTTCCGGCACAGTAA
- a CDS encoding formate dehydrogenase beta subunit, with amino-acid sequence MTTRIYVPRDSSALALGADALAAAIVAEAERRGVAIDLVRNGTRGLLWLEPLVEVGTAAGRVGYANLSAADIPALFDANWLDGGAHPSGVGLVDALPYLARQQRLTFARIGLTDPLSIDDYLRHDGLAGLKNALALDGDAACDALIESGLRGRGGAAFPAGIKWRTVRHASANQKYIVCNADEGDSGTFSDRLIMESDPYCLIEGMIIAGIATGATIGYIYVRSEYPHAIATLEAAIARARDAGWLGASVLGSAHAFELHVAKGAGSYVCGEETALLESLEGKRGVVRAKPPLPALAGLFGQPTVINNVITLATAPVIFARGAAFYRDFGMGRSRGTLPFQLAGNIRHGGLVELAFGVTLRELLFDFGGGTASGRSARAAQVGGPLGTYLPEHQWDVPLDYEAYTAIGAVVGHGGIVLHDDTSNLAELAEYAMKFCAIESCGKCTPCRIGSTRGVETIARIRRGDTSERQVTLLRDLCDTMLAGSLCAMGGMTPYPVLSALDHFPEDFGLAAGKDAAPGPAKAAA; translated from the coding sequence ATGACGACCCGCATCTATGTGCCGCGCGATTCGTCCGCGCTCGCCCTCGGCGCCGACGCGCTCGCCGCCGCGATCGTCGCGGAAGCCGAACGGCGCGGCGTCGCGATCGACCTCGTGCGCAACGGCACGCGCGGCCTGCTGTGGCTCGAACCGCTCGTCGAGGTCGGCACGGCGGCCGGCCGCGTCGGCTATGCGAACCTGTCGGCCGCGGACATACCCGCCCTGTTCGACGCCAACTGGCTCGACGGCGGCGCGCACCCGAGCGGCGTCGGCCTCGTCGACGCGCTGCCGTATCTCGCGCGCCAGCAGCGCCTCACGTTCGCGCGCATCGGCCTGACCGACCCGCTGTCGATCGACGACTACCTGCGGCACGACGGCCTCGCCGGCCTGAAGAACGCGCTCGCGCTCGACGGCGACGCCGCGTGCGACGCGCTGATCGAGTCGGGCCTGCGCGGACGCGGCGGCGCGGCGTTTCCGGCCGGCATCAAATGGCGCACGGTGCGGCACGCGAGCGCGAATCAGAAATACATCGTCTGCAATGCGGACGAAGGCGACTCGGGCACGTTCTCCGATCGCCTGATCATGGAAAGCGATCCGTACTGCCTGATCGAAGGGATGATCATCGCGGGCATCGCGACCGGCGCGACGATCGGCTACATCTACGTGCGCAGCGAATATCCGCACGCGATCGCGACACTCGAAGCCGCGATCGCGCGCGCGCGCGACGCCGGCTGGCTCGGCGCGAGCGTGCTCGGCTCCGCGCACGCGTTCGAGCTGCACGTCGCGAAAGGCGCAGGCTCGTACGTATGCGGCGAGGAAACCGCGCTGCTCGAATCGCTCGAGGGCAAGCGCGGCGTCGTGCGCGCGAAGCCGCCGCTGCCGGCGCTCGCCGGGCTGTTCGGCCAGCCGACCGTGATCAACAACGTGATCACGCTCGCGACCGCACCGGTGATCTTCGCGCGCGGCGCCGCGTTCTATCGCGACTTCGGGATGGGCCGCTCGCGCGGCACGCTGCCGTTCCAGCTCGCCGGCAACATCCGGCACGGCGGCCTCGTCGAACTCGCGTTCGGCGTCACGCTGCGCGAGCTGCTGTTCGATTTCGGCGGCGGCACCGCCAGCGGCCGGTCCGCGCGCGCCGCGCAGGTCGGCGGCCCGCTCGGCACCTACCTGCCCGAGCACCAATGGGACGTGCCGCTCGATTACGAGGCGTACACGGCGATCGGCGCGGTGGTCGGCCACGGCGGCATCGTGCTGCACGACGACACGTCGAACCTCGCCGAGCTCGCCGAGTACGCAATGAAATTCTGCGCGATCGAATCGTGCGGCAAATGCACGCCGTGCCGGATCGGCTCCACGCGCGGCGTCGAGACGATCGCGCGCATCCGCCGGGGCGACACGTCGGAGCGCCAGGTCACGCTGCTGCGCGACCTGTGCGACACGATGCTCGCCGGCTCGCTCTGCGCGATGGGCGGGATGACGCCGTACCCGGTGCTGTCCGCGCTCGACCATTTCCCCGAAGATTTCGGGCTCGCCGCCGGCAAGGATGCCGCGCCGGGCCCGGCCAAGGCCGCGGCCTGA
- a CDS encoding DUF4148 domain-containing protein codes for MKSLVQAVVVAAALVAPVVSFAQPGSQITRAQVRAELVQLQQAGYNSARGEDPHYPEAIQAATARVAEQQRNAVAQAQGVDASGYGAQAQGASASGSRAAGVRPATADEMNLLYRGS; via the coding sequence ATGAAATCGCTCGTTCAAGCCGTCGTCGTTGCTGCAGCCCTCGTTGCCCCGGTCGTGTCGTTCGCGCAGCCGGGTTCGCAGATCACCCGCGCGCAGGTGCGCGCCGAACTGGTTCAGCTCCAGCAGGCTGGCTACAACTCGGCACGCGGTGAAGATCCGCATTACCCGGAAGCGATCCAGGCCGCGACCGCGCGCGTCGCCGAGCAGCAGCGCAATGCCGTCGCGCAGGCGCAAGGCGTCGATGCCAGCGGTTACGGCGCGCAAGCGCAGGGCGCATCGGCGTCCGGTTCGCGCGCAGCGGGCGTGCGTCCGGCCACTGCCGACGAAATGAACTTGCTGTATCGCGGCAGCTAA